The genomic region CGACATTCTCCACTCCTTCCAGAATTGCAATAAGATCGTCATTTTCCATcgtaaagttaattttatccaCAGGAAATGCTACATACAATATGAATATAAACCAACGAATGATTCACGGGTATttcgatatattttatttatttttctacccACATCTTGCAAGCACTAGTCGATAAATTGCTTTCGCTTCTGACGTCACAAGCGGGCGCCTAAAGGTGTCCGTGGCGTATAGGGGAcgttaattgtaaaattatctaGAAACGTCCGtaattttatcgataaaatgaaggtatataattataatattgagattttacgaaaaagatgaataatttcgttacttaataattatttatgatgCTAAATATTTAGAGGTTtaggaaattaatatattattattaattattatttataataatattaattaatataaaacactCTTGTATACGAAACTTCaacaacattaatatttatttattaccgaCGATTAACAATTATTACAGAGCTATATTGAGTGGTATTGATTGTTCTTCTTCCGTTTCTTCTCCTTCACTTTCACTTTGGATTGGTACAAATTCTATGATTTGGTCCAAATCAGGGTCCCCTCTCAACAAtcttataagatttaaaatttgcgGATATGCATTTGAACGTTTGTTTTCCGGCAAACGCTCTAATTCAAAAGCCACCAACCTTGCAAAGTCTTCATTCCTTTTATCGGACGGTCTTCTATCGTCGAAATTAACATCGGGCAAATGACGAGtagaataagaaatatttccttcttttgtagtttttctGTACACCATAGTGTCTGTAATAGTGTCTTCTGTTTGTGTCTGCTTATTATTAGAATTTTCTGTTTCTCTATACTTTCTTTTACGACTTGAGAATCCGAATAATATCGACGGCGAAGATGGCCTCTTTTCTTCCATATTTAGGCAATGACAGTACTACGACTAGTTCAGATCTCATATAACTGAGAGCAATAGAAACATGCTTCAATGAATACCCACTACAATAACATAAGGAACattaaatgtaggtacttgtaaaaaaactacaatttCCCATCACTACGCGACACTTAAAGGTGTCGTTGGCGCTACTTGATAgtgtattttcattaaattttaggtAATTGTAAATTAAGCATTAAATgggtgtttttatattttttcttcattccGCCTCGGTTAAACCAAAGTTTGACGAATAATCAAGCTACCTATcgatattatttcaataagattAGTATTaaagtaaagtttttttattgtttcaatgTGATACGAATCTCGGCTACTTAAGAAGTCGTCGGCGTCTCAAGACAGTTTCCGCTGGATGCCTAAAGGTGTCCACGGCGGTCAAAGGGTTAATCATTGGCCGGAATGGCAAACTTAACCGGCAAAGTGTAAGATGGTAGGCAGGAATCACAAGTAATGTGCATAAAGTGAAAATGCTATTTGTGTTTAAACCCTTAACTTGACAAGGTATCTTTTCGGATACGCTTACTTCATAAAAATGTACAACGCAATGTAGCGCCACCATTGGTGCCAATTTAGCATTAATAGCTAGGAAATGTGTCTggtaacgccatctattgaaAAAAGCGTGATATTTTTTACCGAGCGGCCAGTGAGATTCAAGATGGCGTACCGACAAGTCGATGTCGCCAAAAaacaggtatttatttttgtgtttattagtATTTCATTGATTTTCAAAGAAACGAGATGAAATATTCGAAGGTCTATTAcataagttataattttatcccAAAATATTTATGGAATCTGTTGAAACCCGTCACTTACAAGCATGTAAATGAGAGTGTATCTTTTTGTACACTTTGCCAAGTATCTTACAgagtaatgttattttttgtttgtatcatTAAAGACACATTGCCTACAAGATCAATAGATCTTGTAGGCTTTTGGCAAAGTGTCCTAAAAGATACTGACAAAAAGatcaatagatttttttgtatcttttaGGACACTTTGCcgagatatatattatactgataagattttttttgttcaagGGAAGCTCTAGGAGCAAACGAATTCTTGCTTTGGTTCCAAAGCACAACATTTCATCAGATGTTTCGAATCTTGACGATTCCTCAGAtgaagaaaaattgtttttacaaaaaatcgcAACTTGCCTATTATCACCATACAACCTTCAGATGAAGAATCATCCCCAGCACCATCAATATGCTCTTCTTtgttagatttaaatatttctgatAGTgacgataataataaaaattcaagtCCAGAGATTGATATTAGGGGGTTGGTTGAAAACCACAGTCAGGAAGCATGCGCAGAAAGTATTGAGTGCCAACCTTATATTTTAGAACCAGATACGCCACAAAGTTCTATACAGCAGCAGCAGCCTACTCCCCGCGTAGCACCAAAGATTGTCAGGTCAAAACGAAGAAACCCAGAAATTGTCAAAACtgtcaaacaaaaaaagaaaaagaatgaGCCGGTTGTTTACAATTGAAAAAGAGatcaagttttaattttactaccccagaaaaaattcaagaacccatagattatttttataaatttttctcggaagatataataaaaatcattttagaACAAACCAACCTATATGCCGTAGAAAAGACAGGGTCTTCACCAAATATATCTGAGAATGATATCAAAgattttatatctattaatattttgatggGCGTAGTAAAGATGCTTACACCGATTTTTGGGCAAAAGAGTCAAGATATTCTAAGGTAGCGGATGTATTGCCACTcaagaaatttcaaaaaattagaaaatttttactttttgccAACAATAATGAAGACGATGGCGATCGTTACTATAAAATCCGTCCCTTACTAGATCGAATAAGAAAAAACTGTTTGTCTATTGAACAAGAAGGCAAGTATAGTATAGATGAGATGATGGTCCCTTATAAGGGCACGCGTGCAGGGAACAGACGCCAGTATAGGAAGGGAAAACCAAAAAAATGGGGGTACAAAGTTTTCGTATGAAAATTCATTCACATTTCACTCATTTGTTTGTGTATGAAACagtttttattgatttctgaaaaattataattttgtgacTTATGAGGTTTTTGAAATGACCGATTCAAATTTAGtaacaaaaattcaaagaaagaaagtacaacaaacaaaaattttatgcaaTGTGAAACAGTGTGACCTCGACCGATCGAAGCATGCGTACCTAACCCCCAAACAACATAAACACCAGTGAAAAACAAGATGTGCCTCCATAGCCAACGCAGCGAGAGATACAAGGAGGTAAGTTACGAGAAAAgcacatacattaataattactttatattacACTAGTGTCCTGCTTAAGCATCTCCTCACTAAGCTGGTGCTCAATGAGGACTTTTTTAGGTTAGTCTTATAACTATTTATGGTTTTCAGGTTTCGAATTGGTAGAGGAATATTGTTCCAACACTTGGATGCTGCATATCTAAAGCTGCCACTAAATGCAACAGAGCGATGCTGGGGTGTTGCAAGTTGGATCGCACAGCTCCTGGCACCACATCTCTTATATTTTCTTACCCATTCCAATTTGTCATACATAAAAAGGTAAGATTGCGTATTTTCAGtgtagttattatattatttttttatttagaatgttagtttttgattatttagaaaaaatatacattagcGACTTTAATCTTTTGTACAAGTTGTTTGAAAAAAGGTAGTTTTATTACTAACCACTATGACTATTGTAGGTTTTCGTCaaggtaattttgtttcatttttatcattgttTTTTAGAATGCCGCGTGTTCTTACTGATAACAGGGGCCGAAACAGGTCAGTAAAGTCAGTAAAAGTCAGTATATTTGGACCTGGTCAGTAAAAGtcagtatttttgaaaatcggTCAGTATTGTCAGTATTTTTCGATTTGCCCAGTGATGACTGATGATATCTGAGGGCTGCTTTGCACTTTGCATGCTCTATATACACTGGGcacaaaattttttgttccaaGTGTATGTGGATGGTCTACGTAGTATATATTGCAGCTGacttaagaaaaaatacttacttatattttttttttaatcagtatttctttgttctaattttgtgtaatttaaCTCATGCATGTTTGTTACAGCTTCATACTGGTGATTTGTTAATGTGTGTACCTTGCCTGTGTGTGTGCTTTAATTTATCactaacaaaataatagaCTCTATCTCTATACATATCAAAACAAGTAATTATGGGTAAGtgcaaatttaatgaagactggcttaaaaaaaagataaaaatggaCATATTGTGTGTGAGTGGGGAAAAAAAGAGGACAGTGATAcaggttttttttgttttgtgtgtCTTAAAAAGTTTTCGATTGCTTGGGGCTTTGAAGCTATCGAACAACACGCATCAACACAAAAACACAAGGAACAGTGTAAAGTAAAGTTGACAGCATCTCAATTGCATATGACAAGTTTGCGACCCAATGAAAAACCCATCGAAGAACAACCAAGTACTTCTAAACCTGAAAATAGCCAAAGAAGTTGTGTACAATTATATAGTGTCAAAGATGGGGTCACAAGAGCAGAAATTTTGTGGGCTATGAAAATGGTGGTCTCTGATTTTCCAATAGAGCCCTCATGCGATTCTATAAAGGAACTATTTTCAGCTATGTTTCCAAATTCACTACCATCAGATTTTTCTATGTCTACTACCAAAGCaagatatttaatttgtgatgCTATAGCTCCATATTTTAGGCAAGAAATGATGAAGGACTACAAAGACTCCTATTTTTCGCTATGTTTCGATGAAACCTGCAATGCAGCATCAAAAAAGGAGCTTCAGGTGGCCATAAAATATTGGTCTCCGATTACAGAAATGATAATAACGACACATTTAGAAACTTTCTTCATTGGTAAAGCTACCGCCGAGGATATTTATTCTAAGCTGAATGAAGCAATGGACAACGCTCAACTATCCCGCAAAAGGCTTCTGATGCTAGGCTGTGACGGGCCCAATGTGAATAAAGCGGTTACAAGATTGATGAACGATTCTTTAATTCTGTTGGGCAGACGGAAATTAGCTGATATAGGAACATGTAACATTCACACTGTACACAATGCCTTTCTTAAGGCTTTGATGGAGTTTGGTGAAAGCGTATCTGactttatatttcaaattcacAACTTTTTCGATGGTTGGCCTGCTCGCTGGGAAGaatatgaaattattcaaGACAAGTTAAATTTGCCAAACCATCGCTTCATTAAGCACGTTTCTTCACGTTGGCTCACTATGGGGCCTGCTGCTGAACGCGTTTTAGAGCAATGGCCTGCAATAATTGAGTATTTCACTAAACATCTACCTAAAAAACAGACTAATACATCccaaaactttaaaaacatCTATAACTTCATCAATCAAAAGCTAGCAAAAGCAGAAATAATGTTTGTAGTGTCCAGTGTAAAGATGTTCGTGAAAGTCACTGGTTTCTTCCAGCGTGAAGAGCCATTGGTTCACATGATTCATGAAGAATTAAAGAAACTCGTGAGAACCATTTTTAATCGGTTTTGTGTAAAAAGCGCGCCTACGTCAGTTGAAGgtctaaatgaaaaatattacgtTCCTCTTCAAGATATTGTGCTAGAAGATTCAATCAGAGAATTATAGGAGACCGCTCAAGAACGTGATAGAGTaacatttttacacaaagtaaAAAATCATTACGTCGCCGCTTGCAAACATCTGCTAACAAAAACGTCAATGgattattctttaataaaatacttggcAATATTGAAccctaaaaaacaaaattcagaAACGTGTCATAaagactttttaaaaattgcaaaCACTGCCGGTTGCGTTTGAAGAAACGGCACTAACAAACGAATGTCTTTTGTTAATGCAACATCAAAAATGAAATCAAGAAGAACAAAGGATTGAAACTTACTGgggcaatatttttaaaaggacCTTTGATAACGGAGAAAAAATGTTCCCCAACCTGGAACACATTGTAAAGGCCGCATTAGCACTGTCGCATGGCAATGCAGATGTGGAAAGGGGCTTTTCATGTTCGGGTAGAATTTTAACACCAGAAAGGGCTAACATGTGTCAGAGGACCCTTGATGCGCATTTGACAGTTAAATCGGCACTAAAAAACATGTACGAAAACAAGATTCATTTAGTCCCTTTAACACCTGAATTGATGAAATTAGCCAGAACGgcatatataagatataaaacatattgtgAAGAACAGAagcaaaaagaagaaataaagaagctcgaaaagaaaagaaatgagGAACTTgatagagaaaaaaaagaacttaagAGAAAGTACGAAGAAACTAAGACGATTATTGAAGAAGGTGAGACAAcgctaaaaaaaataagagaagaagaaaaaactaAGAGGGAGACAATTGACAGGTAGATATAGCACGCTTTGTGATTGTTTCTAATTggtttgtttatgtttatttctatGCACGATTTCgcaatgtaattaattattatttccagattaattaaaaatgcaaaTGCCATGTTGAAGGGCGGAATCAAAGAAAAAGACATGGTTTCCGTAAATATGGCAAAATCTCTGCTAGAAACTGTAGTAAAGGAGAGAAAAGAAGAAGAACAACAAATACAAGaggaagaaaaaatacaaaaaatcgtagataagaagaaaaaaacactTATAACAAACTTCTTTaagaaaacttaattttaaatgttatgtttattttaatggaaCTTCTCtgtactttttttctttctcataGTCATTTGATTTTAGTGTtcactatatgtataattttgcacGAATGCGCATGACTCACTtgtaatacaaaaacaattactaacaataaaaaaagctttttaaCACAATAAAAAGGCGGTGCTGGTTGGCTATGGGGATGGTGGAGGCCAATAACTGAAAATAAGCTTTTTATTTCACA from Amyelois transitella isolate CPQ chromosome 24, ilAmyTran1.1, whole genome shotgun sequence harbors:
- the LOC106136309 gene encoding UPF0430 protein CG31712-like, coding for MFPNLEHIVKAALALSHGNADVERGFSCSGRILTPERANMCQRTLDAHLTVKSALKNMYENKIHLVPLTPELMKLARTAYIRYKTYCEEQKQKEEIKKLEKKRNEELDREKKELKRKYEETKTIIEEGETTLKKIREEEKTKRETIDRLIKNANAMLKGGIKEKDMVSVNMAKSLLETVVKERKEEEQQIQEEEKIQKIVDKKKKTLITNFFKKT